From the genome of Torulaspora globosa chromosome 2, complete sequence, one region includes:
- the MGR1 gene encoding Mgr1p (ancestral locus Anc_1.30) has protein sequence MALYTPPGKSPARPAAGERANDKREDTEDDLNKFYVRPSIGLRLWGPLVPASDNKAGLWTLIGIQSAIGLLCMYRIKRLRASLKTVRKDIADFPSLNRFSTTHGELLISPVAITPSKATSMSVKKGVQKASYSGAAFGASSFFKSSSQEGGSGGRFGRFSTFRQVIYLLTGTLLLSQSLLEICRLKLLKYDPWCEEAKSVRDKKFFNDIIRFYHEGIDPTKVRVKDASSGNVMPTNIPEVKQSVALVRAQSEAENPIIKWYGPLEYKPMSFSEYLDKLEYHLDMLVFLQEKRKLKKGSVEVMQKISHSSTEAEQLATKNRELRKKAYELVSDAPKGSIPRRDRTLTYPARGILMDADCETPEDFDLQEIWKLYDPWMSLALETSLSIKFLPTITAPVEAGDHSSDELRESIDEPESSTK, from the coding sequence ATGGCGTTGTACACACCACCTGGGAAGTCTCCGGCACGaccagctgctggtgaaAGAGCGAATGATAAGAGGGAAGATACTGAGGATGACCTCAACAAGTTCTACGTGCGACCCAGTATCGGTCTTAGGCTTTGGGGACCACTAGTTCCTGCGTCAGATAATAAAGCTGGGCTCTGGACACTGATTGGCATACAGAGTGCTATTGGATTGCTATGCATGTACAGAATCAAAAGGTTACGTGCTTCGTTGAAAACAGTCCGGAAAGATATAGCGGATTTCCCAAGTTTAAATCGATTCTCTACAACTCATGGTGAACTGCTAATCTCGCCAGTCGCGATAACACCGAGCAAAGCTACGTCCATGTCCGTCAAAAAGGGCGTTCAAAAGGCATCCTATAGTGGTGCAGCATTTGGAGCctcttcatttttcaaaagttcaAGCCAAGAAGGCGGCTCCGGGGGGAGGTTTGGCCGCTTCAGCACCTTCCGCCAAGTGATATATCTTCTTACTGGCACGCTTTTATTGTCGCAATCCCTTCTCGAAATATGTCGATTGAAACTTCTAAAATATGATCCCTGGTGTGAAGAAGCCAAAAGTGTTCGTGACaagaaatttttcaacgATATAATACGTTTCTACCACGAGGGCATTGATCCTACGAAAGTTAGAGTTAAAGATGCATCTAGCGGTAATGTCATGCCTACAAATATTCCCGAGGTGAAGCAAAGTGTAGCCCTTGTAAGGGCCCAATCGGAGGCTGAAAACCCAATAATCAAGTGGTACGGTCCCCTGGAGTACAAGCCAATGTCTTTCTCTGAATATCTGGACAAGTTGGAGTATCATCTTGATATGCTCGTTTTCTTGcaggagaagagaaagctgaaaaagGGATCTGTCGAAGTCATGCAGAAGATTTCACATTCAAGCACTGAGGCGGAACAATTAGCGACCAAGAATCGGGAACTCCGGAAGAAAGCCTATGAACTGGTCTCTGATGCTCCAAAGGGAAGTAttccaagaagagataGAACGCTGACGTATCCTGCAAGGGGCATCTTGATGGATGCAGACTGCGAGACCCCAGAAGACTTTGATCTCCAGGAAATATGGAAGTTATACGATCCGTGGATGAGCCTTGCCCTCGAAACATCTCTCAGTATTAAGTTCCTGCCCACTATCACGGCCCCAGTCGAGGCTGGTGATCATAGTTCAGATGAACTGCGGGAATCGATTGATGAACCTGAAAGCAGCACAAAATGA
- a CDS encoding uncharacterized protein (ancestral locus Anc_1.31), with amino-acid sequence MLLDKKTVFHFATLLASALGVAAQEGAVAPEDSAVVKLTSETFEDFIKENPLALVEFFAPWCGHCKTLGPQFVKAADALQDKGIPLAQVDCTEQQELCMAQGIRGYPSLKTFRDHDVENPKDYEGARSAEAIINYMLKQTLPVVQVFDSEEPLKEFLANATLPVIISNGAAALNETFYQTANKYSDEYSFVTYPGSKSELSLQLPGVPEPIVYNGDVKKIEDSPEVLENWLKVEALPYFGEVNGDTFASYMESGLPLAYFFYTNEDELKEFTPFFTELAKKHRGKLNFAGLDSRKFGRHAESLNMRQQFPLFAIHNITSNLKYGLPQLAEEEFEKLTDAVKLETKHIKTLVSDLLSGKAEPIVKSEDIPEVQESNVYKIVGKTHDDLVKNNKKDVLVKYYAPWCGHCKRLAPIYEELADILAAENDFIIGEVDATLNDIQDVVIEGYPTIILYPAGKNAEPVVFNSQRDLDSFLAFIEENAGNKIDTKSVREAYEKEQAKKEEVQAEDEGTEHDEL; translated from the coding sequence ATGTTGTTAGACAAGAAGACTGTTTTTCATTTTGCCACCCTCTTGGCATCTGCGTTGGGAGTCGCGGCACAAGAAGGAGCCGTTGCTCCAGAAGACTCAGCTGTGGTCAAGCTTACGTCTGAAACCTTTGAGgacttcatcaaagagaatCCTTTGGCTTTGGTGGAGTTTTTCGCGCCATGGTGTGGTCACTGTAAAACGCTGGGTCCTCAGTTTGTAAAGGCTGCTGACGCTTTGCAGGACAAAGGCATACCTTTGGCTCAAGTGGACTGTACGGAGCAACAGGAACTCTGTATGGCCCAGGGGATCAGAGGTTATCCTTCATTGAAGACTTTCAGGGATCATGATGTGGAGAATCCAAAAGACTACGAGGGTGCAAGATCTGCCGAGGCAATTATAAACTACATGCTGAAACAGACTTTACCTGTAGTACAGGTTTTTGACTCTGAAGAGCCATTGAAGgaattcttggcaaacGCTACTCTTCCTGTCATCATTTCAAATGGCGCAGCGGCATTAAACGAAACTTTCTACCAAACTGCAAACAAGTATTCAGATGAATATTCTTTTGTCACTTATCCTGGGTCCAAGTCTGAGCTATCTTTGCAATTGCCTGGTGTCCCCGAGCCAATTGTTTACAACGGCGATGTCAAGAAGATTGAAGACTCACCTGAGGTCTTGGAAAATTGGCTCAAGGTCGAAGCTCTTCCATACTTCGGTGAAGTTAACGGTGACACGTTCGCTTCCTACATGGAGAGTGGTCTGCCCTTGGCTTACTTCTTCTATACTAACGAAGATGAGTTGAAGGAATTCACTCCATTTTTTACCGAATTGGCTAAAAAACACCGTGGTAAGCTGAACTTCGCCGGTTtggattcaagaaaatttGGTAGACACGCTGAAAGCTTGAACATGCGCCAACAATTCCCATTGTTCGCTATCCACAACATTACTAGTAACTTGAAGTATGGGCTCCCACAATTAGCTGAGGAAGAATTCGAGAAGTTAACTGATGCCGTGAAATTGGAAACCAAGCATATTAAAACATTGGTCAGTGACCTACTCTCTGGTAAAGCCGAGCCTATTGTAAAATCTGAAGACATTCCTGAAGTCCAAGAATCAAATGTATACAAGATTGTCGGTAAGACCCATGATGACTTGGTcaagaacaacaagaaggaTGTTTTAGTCAAGTACTATGCCCCATGGTGTGGTCACTGCAAGAGATTGGCTCCAATCTATGAGGAGTTGGCTGATATCTTAGCCGCTGAGAATGACTTCATCATCGGTGAAGTCGATGCTACTCTAAATGATATCCAGGACGTTGTGATCGAAGGTTACCCAACGATCATTCTTTACCCTGCAGGTAAGAATGCCGAACCAGTCGTGTTTAACTCCCAAAGAGACCTGGATTCTTTCCTAGCCTTTATTGAGGAGAATGCTGGCAACAAGATCGATACTAAGTCTGTTCGTGAGGCCTACGAGAAAGagcaggccaagaaggaggaggTCCAGGCGGAAGATGAGGGTACTGAGCATGACGAATTGTGA
- the GRH1 gene encoding Grh1p (ancestral locus Anc_1.32), with product MFRIAKNLVKTLEQSVQETLSLSQSSSQLDAFFQSIPPNLLLPQTHSHSQQDQEQPQHSVEQHHHPRRFNEVVSGLRVVYVSETQRQLQSYFDYIVGINDDAIPLISNQHGYFYPDYNQITQIFNAHNNNTIKLNIWSAKGGIFRDEYISVVSKDGTNLEDVSLSSNSMRESEHVFQPLGFKVQWTPLIASTFTYHVLNINLERGPAALAGLIPDEDYIIGCQDGLLATGGETLLQDIVRSRANHDLSLYVYNVVHDCVRPITVHIGGDGRLGCNVGYGFLHRIPTVIKPNHEHGPLEPSSPAADLEPVSSSTFVPSSLVAPASAKKTGTKGKKKHSGAPPKDALMSDYFSEGKDESAVSTMQHNGDESAVPPPPS from the coding sequence ATGTTCAGAATAGCGAAAAATCTAGTCAAGACGTTGGAACAGAGCGTCCAAGAGACATTGTCCCTTTCTCAGAGCTCAAGTCAGTTGGATGCTTTCTTTCAGTCAATCCCACCAAATCTATTGTTACCTCAGACACATTCTCATTCGCAGCAGGACCAAGAGCAACCGCAACATTCCGTAGAACAACATCACCATCCCCGCCGCTTCAACGAAGTTGTTTCGGGTCTGCGAGTTGTATACGTGAGCGAAACCCAACGGCAACTTCAATCGTACTTTGATTATATTGTAGGGATCAATGACGACGCTATACCACTGATAAGCAATCAGCATGGCTATTTCTACCCGGATTATAATCAAATAACACAGATCTTCAACGCCCATAATAACAACACGATAAAGCTGAATATCTGGTCCGCCAAGGGCGGCATTTTTAGGGACGAGTACATTTCAGTGGTCTCTAAAGACGGAACAAATCTGGAAGACGTTTCGCTATCTTCAAACTCAATGAGGGAATCGGAACATGTTTTCCAGCCTCTGGGATTCAAGGTGCAATGGACACCTTTAATCGCGTCTACTTTCACCTATCACGTCCTGAACATCAATCTTGAGAGAGGCCCCGCTGCGCTGGCAGGCTTGATACCAGACGAAGATTACATCATAGGGTGCCAGGACGGGCTGCTGGCCACGGGAGGCGAGACCCTATTGCAGGATATTGTGAGGTCGCGTGCCAACCATGACCTTTCACTTTACGTTTACAACGTGGTCCACGACTGTGTTAGGCCTATAACCGTCCATATCGGAGGCGATGGGAGGCTGGGGTGCAACGTGGGATATGGATTTCTGCACCGGATTCCCACTGTGATAAAACCGAACCATGAGCATGGTCCACTGGAACCTTCAAGCCCAGCGGCGGATTTGGAACCTGTTTCAAGCTCCACTTTTGTCCCCAGCTCGCTAGTGGCTCCGGCGTCCGCCAAAAAGACCGGTACTAAAGGCAAGAAAAAGCATTCTGGAGCGCCGCCAAAAGATGCCCTGATGAGTGACTATTTCAGTGAGGGCAAGGATGAATCTGCAGTGTCGACAATGCAGCACAATGGCGATGAATCTGCAGTTCCCCCACCACCCTCCTAA
- a CDS encoding uncharacterized protein (ancestral locus Anc_1.33) codes for MSFDDFHKATARALSEKVDEICEEFTIDATKLKELTEYFIESMEKGLQPLEAGQSEETSKGLPMIPSFVTGKPNGTEKGVLLAADLGGTNFRVCSVDLSGDCSFTLQQMKSKIPEELLEDETVSSRDLFSYLARRTVAFMKKYHPELLEEHAKDTAKPLKMGFTFSYPVDQKSLGSGTLIRWTKGFKIKDTIGKDVVQLYQEQLNAVNLNMINVVALTNDTVGTFLSHCYSSGSADSLSSGEISEPVIGCIFGTGTNGCYMEEIQNITKLPEEVKTALLREGKTHMVINTEWGSFDNELKHLPTTKYDVEIDQKLSANPGFHLFEKRVSGMFLGELLRNILVDLHSMGLILNQYRTYANLPHRLRTPFELSSEVLSHIEIDDSTGLRETELSLLQSLRLPTTPSERVEIQKLVRAISRRSAYLAAVPIAAILIKTGALNKRYHGEVEIGCDGSVVEYYPGFRSMLRHALSLSPIGSEGERKVHLRIAKDGSGVGAALCALVA; via the coding sequence ATGTCGTTCGATGATTTCCACAAGGCCACTGCTAGAGCTCTGAGTGAGaaagttgatgaaatttgTGAAGAGTTTACTATTGATGCCACTAAATTGAAGGAACTGACAGAGTATTTCATAGAGTCTATGGAAAAAGGCTTGCAGCCATTGGAAGCGGGCCAGAGCGAAGAAACATCAAAGGGTCTGCCTATGATCCCATCATTTGTCACCGGGAAGCCAAACGGGACTGAAAAAGGTGTGCTACTTGCAGCTGACCTCGGGGGCACCAATTTCAGGGTATGTTCCGTGGACCTGAGCGGTGATTGCTCTTTTACGctccagcagatgaagTCCAAGATTCCTGAAGAATTGCTCGAAGACGAGACAGTGTCCAGTCGAGACTTATTCAGTTATCTTGCACGCCGCACTGTCGccttcatgaagaaatatcatcccgagctgctggaggaACATGCCAAGGACACTGCGAAACCATTGAAAATGGGATTTACCTTCTCGTATCCTGTCGACCAAAAGTCGCTAGGTTCTGGTACCTTGATTAGATGGACAAAAGGTTTCAAAATTAAAGACACCATCGGAAAAGATGTGGTTCAGCTGTACCAGGAGCAATTGAATGCAGTAAACTTGAATATGATCAATGTAGTGGCTCTAACCAATGACACAGTCGGAACATTTTTATCCCATTGCTACTCTTCAGGTAGCGCTGACTCTCTCTCTTCTGGTGAGATCTCAGAGCCGGTTATCGGTTGCATCTTTGGAACTGGGACCAACGGCTGCTACATGGAAGAGATACAGAACATTACCAAGCTGCCCGAAGAAGTGAAGACTGCATTACTGCGGGAAGGCAAAACCCACATGGTGATAAATACAGAATGGGGCTCTTTTGATAATGAATTAAAGCATCTACCTACGACCAAATATGACGTAGAGATTGACCAGAAACTCTCTGCCAATCCTGGATTCCATCTATTCGAAAAGCGCGTTTCTGGTATGTTCCTCGGTGAATTGCTAAGAAATATTCTGGTGGACTTGCATTCCATGGGCCTGATTTTGAATCAATACCGAACCTACGCCAATCTCCCACACCGTCTGAGAACTCCATTTGAATTATCAAGCGAGGTGCTCTCCCACATCGAAATTGATGACTCCACTGGACTGCGTGAAACGGAGCTTTCACTTTTGCAAAGTTTGCGGCTCCCAACCACACCCAGCGAGCGAGTCGAGATTCAAAAGCTGGTTCGTGCCATTTCCCGCAGATCAGCTTATCTGGCAGCCGTTCCCATCGCCGCCATCTTAATAAAGACCGGAGCCCTCAACAAAAGATATCACGGTGAGGTTGAGATCGGCTGTGACGGATCCGTGGTAGAATACTACCCAGGTTTCAGATCCATGTTGAGACATGCATTGTCCCTGAGTCCCATCGGATCTGAGGGAGAACGGAAGGTGCATTTGCGCATCGCCAAGGATGGCTCCGGTGTCGGTGCAGCTCTGTGTGCTCTTGTGGCTTGA
- the GID7 gene encoding glucose-induced degradation complex subunit GID7 (ancestral locus Anc_1.34) produces the protein MPLTFGSPLDSESSEVFMPLYTGKRKRTRTIPANGKPYLSGPSEQDNLDMFDREQLVKLLIHALKELGYNFSAQALQEETGGIQVESTVVQKLFNIIRRGNFESITLQLLSQLPLKYGSLGLQDVIEDLQVGNDSSSDLTEQNSMKNGNVVSESTDWDKVVHQMEQQLKAFENFVPLSGRNFSSQTLLQLTTLVEVMVLINKEIFLELLFDQRDSHMAVAFLRNCLRKFIEIWDSLLALRNDMLDEDAPFTPEKLLKDMTTILTSPETSILQSSTWQGSAAKSRDLLLEEISNYINPNDLVPRNRLLTLLKQAIKYQRSQDVLYISDDGENLIMDDGEDGERSTGLFNHKFNLLQDNSSNFQQIKFTEEKTLVQNVDEIWFLQFSPNGRYLASATADSLTDRKIMIYDVKNDFQVYKVLAGIDLCVLYLSFSPDSRYIVSCPFNKKANIYDIHSKGEPTFINPTVEGAIVAEIIQPIDSFQIPASTPSTSNNSSEPPRIWCCDWFHTPEHEGRFIVGSPDREVVVYDLKSKTILMKLSSSTSTSPNGIASVNQGAAEQFPRVHDLKITADDKYLILMPHQGNIDVYDLSDFPNNEKIEKNEVAIDKVILPRVSRFNIPNRMTCISLPQVKDPNSPLASLMLVSLKSNELQLWDFREQILIQKYFGQKQEQFIIRSCFGYNDKLIASGSEDGKIYIWDRINGNIIGVLTAHVAERPATSGNNKKSTKTCNTVVWSPTDKKLFASGGDDGYIKIWRVEKE, from the coding sequence ATGCCCTTGACTTTTGGCTCTCCTTTGGATTCAGAGTCTAGCGAAGTATTCATGCCATTATACACAGGTaagaggaaaagaacaCGGACAATACCTGCCAATGGGAAACCATACTTGAGTGGACCTTCGGAGCAGGATAATTTAGATATGTTTGATAGGGAGCAATTAgtgaagctgctgattcACGCATTAAAAGAGCTCGGCTACAATTTTTCCGCACAAGCATTGCAAGAAGAGACTGGAGGAATACAGGTCGAATCCACTGTAGTTCAAAAGTTGTTCAATATCATACGCCGAGGGAACTTTGAAAGTATCACTCTTCAATTGCTATCACAGCTACCTTTGAAATATGGATCTTTAGGTCTACAAGACGTCATTGAGGATCTACAGGTTGGCAACGATTCGTCTTCCGATTTAACGGAGCAGaattcgatgaagaatgGAAATGTTGTATCAGAATCGACAGATTGGGACAAAGTGGTACACCAAATGGAGCAACAGCTGAAGGCTTTCGAAAATTTTGTGCCATTGTCAGGCAGAAACTTTAGCTCTCAAACACTCCTTCAGTTGACCACTCTAGTGGAAGTGATGGTATTGATCAACAAGGAAATATTTCTGGAACTGctttttgatcaaagagattctCATATGGCTGTAGCATTTTTACGCAACTGTCTGCGgaagtttatcgaaatATGGGATTCGCTCCTCGCTCTAAGGAATGATATGCTTGATGAAGACGCCCCATTCACACCAGAAAAGTTATTAAAGGACATGACGACAATTTTGACAAGCCCAGAAACCTCAATTTTGCAATCTTCCACATGGCAGGGTTCTGCTGCTAAGTCCCGAGACTTACTACTAGAGGAAATTTCGAATTACATTAATCCGAACGATTTAGTGCCTCGAAACCGACTTTTAACTTTATTGAAACAAGCTATAAAATACCAGCGCTCTCAGGATGTTCTTTACATATCAGACGATGGAGAGAACTTAATTATGGATGACGGGgaagatggagaaagaagcactGGCCTGTTCAATCATAAGTTCAACTTATTACAAGACAATTCATCGAATTTCCAGCAGATTAAATTTACAGAAGAGAAGACTTTGGTGCAAAACGTGGACGAGATATGGTTCTTACAATTTTCCCCTAATGGCAGATATTTAGCGAGCGCCACCGCAGATTCTCTCACCGATCGTAAAATTATGATTTACGATGTTAAGAATGACTTTCAGGTCTACAAAGTTCTGGCTGGAATAGACCTCTGCGTACTTTATCTTTCATTTTCGCCTGACAGTCGCTACATTGTTTCCTGTCCgttcaacaagaaggcgAACATTTATGATATTCACTCAAAAGGAGAACCCACGTTCATCAATCCAACAGTAGAAGGTGCCATTGTTGCTGAGATTATTCAGCCCATCGATTCTTTTCAAATACCTGCAAGTACTCCTTCGACGTCAAACAATAGCAGCGAACCTCCCAGGATATGGTGTTGTGACTGGTTTCACACGCCTGAGCATGAAGGGAGATTCATCGTAGGATCGCCTGATCGCGAAGTGGTAGTGTACGACCTAAAGAGCAAAACAATACTAATGAAGTTGTCTTCCTCAACATCTACCTCTCCGAACGGCATAGCCAGCGTGAACCAAGGAGCAGCGGAGCAGTTTCCCAGAGTTCATGATTTGAAGATAACTGCTGATGATAAGTACCTAATTCTGATGCCCCATCAAGGAAACATTGATGTTTACGACTTATCAGATTTCCCAAATaatgaaaagattgaaaaaaatgaaGTCGCTATAGACAAAGTTATACTGCCAAGAGTTTCTAGGTTTAACATCCCTAATAGGATGACTTGCATTTCTCTCCCGCAGGTCAAGGATCCCAACAGCCCATTAGCCTCCCTTATGCTTGTCAGTCTAAAATCAAATGAGCTACAGCTCTGGGATTTTCGTGAGCAAATCTTGATCCAGAAGTATTTTGGTCAGAAACAGGAGCAATTTATCATACGGTCATGTTTTGGTTATAACGATAAACTGATAGCTAGCGGATCAGAAGATGGGAAAATATACATTTGGGATAGGATCAACGGAAATATCATTGGTGTCTTGACGGCTCACGTCGCTGAAAGGCCCGCAACAAGTGGGAATAATAAGAAATCTACAAAGACTTGTAACACAGTCGTGTGGAGCCCAACTGACAAAAAGCTTTTTGCGTCTGGGGGTGACGATGGTTATATAAAGATATGGAGGGTTGAGAAGGAGTAA
- the ATG22 gene encoding Atg22p (ancestral locus Anc_1.35), with amino-acid sequence MSYGSLPDVMNTAANSLETMFLIQRARNNVKGWYFYSFSSEPFTVSAVATYIPLLLEQFARINGVSVDDHSVKCSTSHDKCVLGLFNNSVYIDTSSFALYTFSLSVLFQTLLVITVSGLVDVWKTVRFKRKILLFFGFIGSLSLVLLSQLRVDQYYLLPILCVVANSSYGVVNVVGNSLLPVFVSDLIKIDPVETATDPDALTSALSGCGASIGYCSALLVQIISVLLVRKSESHDNVQWAVLFVGLWWVTWQSPMAWLLQDVDPILADETLNHERDANSGFRWHYMKYGWSSLFKALKHASLLRDVVIFLISWFIISDSVTTINSTAILFSKTELKMSTLSLIVISILTMLNAIVGAYLIPRHVSSKFNWSAQSTLKYIICWASVIPLYGMLGFIFNNIGLKHPFEMYIMAVWYGISLGGLSAVSRSVFSLIIPKGNESTFFSLFSITDKGSSIVGPVLVGFLTDRTHNIRYSFYLLFALLMFSLPIINMLDVARGKHEAEELSRIERLIEDDSNDIS; translated from the coding sequence ATGTCCTATGGTAGTTTACCGGACGTTATGAATACTGCAGCTAATTCCCTAGAAACAATGTTTCTCATACAAAGAGCGAGGAACAATGTAAAAGGCTGGTACTTTTACTCGTTTTCTAGTGAGCCTTTCACTGTCTCTGCCGTCGCAACTTATATCCCTCTATTGTTAGAGCAGTTTGCTAGAATAAATGGCGTTTCTGTGGATGATCATTCGGTTAAGTGCTCAACGAGTCACGACAAATGTGTGCTAGGTCTATTCAACAATTCTGTTTACATTGATACCTCTAGTTTTGCGCTATACACGTTCTCCCTTAGTGTGCTATTTCAAACTCTGTTAGTTATTACAGTTTCTGGTCTCGTTGATGTTTGGAAGACAGTGAGattcaagagaaaaattCTTCTATTCTTTGGTTTTATTGGTTCCCTATCGCTAGTCCTTTTGTCTCAACTCAGAGTCGATCAATATTACTTGCTGCCAATTCTTTGCGTCGTAGCTAATTCTAGCTACGGCGTGGTGAATGTGGTTGGGAACTCTCTTTTGCCTGTCTTTGTCTCTgatcttatcaaaattgATCCTGTTGAGACAGCAACTGATCCTGATGCTCTTACAAGCGCACTTAGTGGATGCGGAGCTAGCATTGGGTACTGCAGTGCTTTACTTGTGCAGATAATTTCTGTCCTGCTAGTGAGGAAGAGCGAATCTCATGATAACGTCCAATGGGCCGTATTATTTGTTGGACTCTGGTGGGTAACATGGCAGTCTCCAATGGCCTGGTTGTTGCAGGATGTGGACCCCATTCTTGCTGATGAAACTTTGAACCATGAAAGAGACGCCAATTCCGGCTTTAGGTGGCATTATATGAAATACGGCTGGAGTTCactcttcaaagccttgaAGCACGCTAGCCTGCTAAGGGATGTGGTAATCTTTTTGATTAGCTGGTTCATTATCAGTGACTCTGTAACCACAATCAATTCTACAGCAATTCTTTTCTCCAAAACAGAGCTGAAAATGAGTACTTTGAGTTTGATCGTCATCAGCATACTGACAATGCTAAATGCCATCGTAGGCGCATATCTGATTCCGCGCCACGTTTCATCTAAGTTCAACTGGTCAGCTCAGTCAACATTGAAGTACATCATATGTTGGGCAAGTGTGATCCCTCTGTATGGTATGCTGGGTTTTATTTTTAACAATATAGGACTGAAACATCCGTTTGAAATGTACATTATGGCTGTGTGGTACGGTATCTCGTTAGGTGGTCTGTCGGCGGTTTCGCGTTCCGTATTCAGTTTGATTATTCCCAAAGGTAATGAGTCTACCTTCTTCAGTCTTTTTAGTATAACAGATAAAGGATCGTCAATCGTTGGTCCTGTGTTAGTTGGTTTTCTCACTGACAGAACACACAACATTAGGTATTCCTTTTATCTGTTGTTTGCTCTCCTAATGTTCTCCTTACCTATCATCAACATGTTAGACGTAGCCAGAGGCAAACATGAAGCCGAAGAACTCAGTCGCATTGAGAGACTAATCGAGGATGACTCGAATGACATATCGTAG
- the SRO9 gene encoding Sro9p (ancestral locus Anc_1.36): MAVESDSAAASEARAPVVEVEAQAEVKKEPVLAPAPLPTKSPWKAVSADIPVSSISMESLESGKKKKKNKAGTPTISSSTKWVPMKASIVVSSPKKAGNGARKGNNKTTSAAGSKKKKQQSQQPARRHSPRSSGGDEEAKDESSRHKEGEEQSIADSKADVQSEYSTVGELQPTAGQGGRPAYQRRKHNHSNQFQHSAHQQNGFQRRRYHSNYNNNDLSRQQRYMHSKAMSPYQGRVPRPLGHDPHLINGHMQKAPYMVPMYQQFYSMQPILMAVNSIARQIEYYFSPENLANDKYLRSKLSKEGYAPLSLVARFYRIVNMSFGGDPSLILAALREIVFNQNSTVDVCYGTIENADDAGSKQEDHAILANYFVRSKQWEALLPEEYSTVIKIEKILENDALDEFMISAASMQEKAPIAEPQESLPVGAIPEKSEEESEPTSSAGDPQVEAQ, from the coding sequence ATGGCTGTTGAGAGTGACAGTGCAGCTGCTTCCGAAGCAAGGGCTCCCGTTGTTGAAGTCGAGGCTCAAGCTGAAGTTAAAAAGGAGCCGGTGTTGGCACCGGCTCCTTTGCCAACTAAATCGCCATGGAAAGCGGTATCGGCTGACATCCCGGTGTCTAGCATCTCGATGGAGTCGTTAGAATCggggaagaagaagaagaaaaacaaaGCTGGCACTCCTACTATCAGTTCTTCGACGAAGTGGGTTCCAATGAAGGCGTCAATCGTGGTTTCGAGCCCTAAGAAGGCGGGAAATGGCGCCAGAAAGGGCAACAACAAAACCACCAGTGCTGCgggctccaagaagaagaagcaacagTCGCAGCAACCTGCCAGAAGACACTCACCCAGGTCGTCCGGCGGCGATGAGGAGGCGAAAGATGAGTCGTCGAGGCACAAGGAAGGTGAAGAGCAAAGCATCGCAGACTCCAAGGCAGACGTTCAAAGCGAATACTCTACGGTCGGTGAACTGCAACCGACCGCTGGGCAAGGTGGGCGTCCAGCATATCAAAGGAGAAAACACAACCACAGCAATCAATTCCAGCATTCTGCTCATCAGCAAAACGGGtttcagagaagaagataccACAGCAATTACAACAATAACGACCTCTCCAGACAGCAGCGCTATATGCACTCGAAAGCCATGTCCCCCTATCAGGGACGGGTACCTCGTCCTCTGGGACACGATCCCCATCTAATAAATGGCCACATGCAGAAAGCTCCGTATATGGTCCCCATGTATCAACAGTTCTACTCGATGCAACCTATTCTGATGGCTGTCAACAGCATTGCAAGACAGATTGAATATTATTTCAGCCCAGAAAACTTAGCTAACGACAAGTACCTAAGATCCAAACTATCGAAAGAGGGTTATGCTCCACTGTCATTGGTCGCTAGGTTTTACAGAATTGTGAACATGTCGTTCGGTGGGGACCCCAGCTTGATCCTTGCCGCTTTGAGGGAGATCGTATTTAACCAAAACAGCACTGTCGACGTCTGCTACGGTACGATTGAAAATGCCGATGACGCTGGCTCaaaacaagaagatcatgCCATTTTGGCAAATTATTTTGTCCGTTCGAAACAATGGGAAGCACTACTGCCAGAAGAATATTCAACTGTCATCAAGATAgagaaaattttggaaaACGACGCTCTAGATGAGTTCATGATCAGCGCCGCATCCATGCAGGAAAAAGCCCCCATCGCTGAGCCACAGGAATCGCTTCCAGTGGGTGCTATACCTGAAAAGTCAGAGGAAGAATCGGAACCAACGAGCAGTGCTGGAGATCCCCAGGTAGAGGCTCAGTAA